TTCACCACTCCTGTTCACGATTGCGAGATTTACCCTGTCAGAGTTTACATCAATTCCACCAATATTATCACCCAAAGGGCTCTCAAATCGCTTCATAACTTCATGGTAAAGTCAAGGCGAGTCATGACTTGAATTTCTCCAAAAACGTGCATGCTGTGAGGGTAGAAGTTCGCTTCTTTCACAATGACCCTTGCCGGGTACGCGAACTTTCCACTCACCGAAAGCTCAACAATCCTATCAAGAACCTTCCTATACCCTCTCGAAAACTTCACGTCAAGCTTTATCCTCTCAGAATTCTTGGAGTAATCAAAAGTGAGCACTTCCACCTTGTCCTTGTAGAGGCGAATGTTTTGATTCCCCTTCTTGTCCTTCTCACCCTCGCACTGGAATAAAAGCCAGTCCGAAAGCTCGAGCTTTTGAATGTCCACCCCAAGCTTTTTTGCTGACTGAAGTGTTGAATAAATGAGTTTTGCCATTCCATCAACATACCTCCTGTTTGGGAGGATACCCCCGCCTGTTTTCTTGCGCAAGGGCCTATCATTACACTCTTGACTTGAAAGGAGATGACCCAGGATGTATAATAAATAAGCATTTTTGGGAAGAAATAGTGAAGCATGGGGAGCCCAAAGGGCTTACAGAAGTTAATTGGGTTGATGAAAGTGTTATCCTTTGGGGACCGGTCCCTTTATGTACCCATATTACAGAGGTCTCGAGGCTTCAGGGGAGAAAATCGTGAGTAGGAGTTACGAAGTTCCAGAAATTCATACTTAAAGATGAGGAAGGGAGCATTAGAGAAGTTTTTCCAAAAAGTACTCATGGATCCTCGTATCGTCAGTAAGCTCGGGGTGGAATTCTAGCCCTATGATATTGTCCTGCTCAACACCCACAACCCTGTCCTCGAGCCATGCTAAGGGTTTCACCTTGTCACTAAGTAACTCAAGTATCCTGGGAGCCCTTATAAAGACTCCTATAAATGGCTCATCATCAAAGGAAAGCTTCACGGGTGCCTCAAAGCTGTCTACCTGCCTTCCGTAGGCGTTCCTATTAACTTTCACGTCAAGGATCTTTAGAAATTTCTGTTCTGGAGTTGCTCCAATTACCTCCTTGGATAACATTATCAATCCCGCGCATGTTCCCATCACTGGCAGCCCATCCTCAATAAGCTTTTTCACAGGCTCAAATAATCCTGTCCTCTGCATAAGCCTTGAAATTGTAGTGCTCTCTCCCCCAGGGATTATTATCGCGCTTATCTCTTTAAGCTGTTCTGGTTTCCTGAGCCAAATTGGCTCTCCGGACACCCCGAGGTTTTTCATAGCTCTCTTTGTGGCATCAATATGCTCGCTGACATCACCCTGCACTCCAATAACCCCTACCTTCATTCTAAAACCTCCTAAAAGAAAAAGGGGATTAAACGCCCCTCTCCTCCATCCTTACCTCGAGCTCCGCTATGTCCTGACCTCTCATTGGCTCTCCTATCTCTCTGCTTATCTCCGCAAGGACATCTGGCTCGTCCCAGTGGTTAACGGCTTCAACTATCGCCCTCGCCATCGCCGGTGGGTTTGAGCTCTTGAAGATTCCTGAACCTACGAACACTCCGTCCATTCCCATTGCCATCATCAAGGCTGCATCCGCTGGAGTTGCAACTCCACCGGCGGCGAAGTTAACGACTGGTAACCTGCCAAGTTTCTTGATCTCGAGGAGGATCTTATAAAGTCCTTCAACGATCTCCCTGTACGTGAAGCCCTCGTAAATTGGCTCGTTCTCTAGAACCCTCTTTGGAAGACCGCTTATCTCCTTGACGCTAAACGCAAGCCTCAGGTAGGGCTCGGCGAACTTCTCGGCGACTCCGTAAATTTCTTCATCAGTCATCCTCTGAATGAGCCTTATGTTCTCGTTCACCAGCCTTACGTGCCTTACAGCCTCGATTATGTTTCCAGTTCCCGCCTCTCCCTTGGTTCTTATCATCGCAGCTCCTTCCCAAATCCTTCTTACGGCCTCACCAAGGTTCCTCGCACCGCAAACAAAGGGGACAGTGAACTTCTTCTTGTAGATGTGGAAGAACGGGTCTGCTGGAGTTAAGACTTCGCTCTCATCAATCATGTCAACTCCCAACGCTTCAAGGATCCTTGCCTCTGCTTCATGCCCTATCCTGACCTTGGCCATTACTGGAATTGTCACGGCATCCATTATCTCCTGAATCTTCTCAACAGGGGCCATCCTCGCT
This genomic interval from Pyrococcus kukulkanii contains the following:
- the pdxT gene encoding pyridoxal 5'-phosphate synthase glutaminase subunit PdxT, with protein sequence MKVGVIGVQGDVSEHIDATKRAMKNLGVSGEPIWLRKPEQLKEISAIIIPGGESTTISRLMQRTGLFEPVKKLIEDGLPVMGTCAGLIMLSKEVIGATPEQKFLKILDVKVNRNAYGRQVDSFEAPVKLSFDDEPFIGVFIRAPRILELLSDKVKPLAWLEDRVVGVEQDNIIGLEFHPELTDDTRIHEYFLEKLL
- the pdxS gene encoding pyridoxal 5'-phosphate synthase lyase subunit PdxS, with protein sequence MDKLKVIMEKGTERLKRGFAKMVKGGVIMDVTNAEQARIAEEAGAVSVMALHKVPADIRKAGGVARMAPVEKIQEIMDAVTIPVMAKVRIGHEAEARILEALGVDMIDESEVLTPADPFFHIYKKKFTVPFVCGARNLGEAVRRIWEGAAMIRTKGEAGTGNIIEAVRHVRLVNENIRLIQRMTDEEIYGVAEKFAEPYLRLAFSVKEISGLPKRVLENEPIYEGFTYREIVEGLYKILLEIKKLGRLPVVNFAAGGVATPADAALMMAMGMDGVFVGSGIFKSSNPPAMARAIVEAVNHWDEPDVLAEISREIGEPMRGQDIAELEVRMEERGV